The region CTCTCGCTGGTCGTGGTCATGATGTCGCTGGCCGTTCTCTACTGGTCGCTTGGGGCTGAGTTCCTTGCCGCCGCACAGGTCATCGTCTACTCCGGCGCCGTCATGGTGCTCTTTGTCTTTGTCGTTATGTTGCTGAACGCGGGCAAAGAAGAGCGCACTCATGGGAGCCGTGCCGCCTACCTGGCCGGGATTCCCGGGGCTGCGGCCATCTTCTGCCTGCTCAGCTTCATCTTTCTGAGCAACGGCCGCGCATTCGGCTCGACCGATCTCACCAATCACCTTACAAACTCGGTCAACAACATCGCCGAGATCAGCCGGGTCCTGTTCCGCGATCTGCTGCTGCCCTTTGAGGTAACCAGCGTTCTGATCCTCGTCGCCATCCTTGGAGCCGTCGTGCTCGCGCGAAAGGAGCAATAAGACCAGTATGACCGTTCCCATCTCCTATTACCTGGTCCTCGCCGCTGTGCTCTTCTCCATCGGCGTCGCCAGCTTCCTGATCAAGCGCAACATCATCACCATCTTTATGTCGATTGAGCTGATGCTCAACGCCGTTAACCTGACCTTTGTCGCCTTCGCCCACATGTGGCACCAGATCACAGGGCAGATCTTTGTCTTCTTCGTCATGGTGGTCGCCGCTGCCGAAGCCGCCGTCGGACTGGCAATCATCATTGCAATCTTCCGTACCCGCCAGACCCTCAACGTTGACCAGGTCAACCTGCTGAAAAACTAAGGACACGAGATTCGCTGATGCCTGCTTCCTATCTCTGGCTGATTCCGCTTCTTCCCTTCGCCGGATTCCTCATCAATGGAACCCTGGGCCGCCGACTTCCGCGCCCGCTCGTCTCCGCCGTTGCTCTCGTCCCGACCTTCCTCTCGGCGTGCCTCTGGATCTGGCTCTGGTTCACCATGCGAGCCCCGGGCGCGCCCGAATCCATCCAGTCCGTCGCCACGCTCTTCGGAAACTCCTGGATCTCCATCTCCGGCTTTCACGCCGACTTCGCCTTCACCGTCGACCACCTCACGCTCATCATGCTGGGCGTCGTCACCTGCGTCGGCTTCCTCATCCATCTCTATTCCGTCGGCTACATGGCCCACGAGGACGGCTACTGGCGCTTCTTCGCCTACCTGAACCTGTTCATGTTCTTCATGCTGGTTCTGGTCCTATCGGCCAACTTCCTCCTGCTCTTCGTCGGCTGGGAGGGCGTCGGTCTCGCCTCCTACCTGCTGATCGGCTTCTACTTCAAGAAGGACTCCGCCGCCAACGCCGGCAAGAAGGCCTTCATCGTCAACCGCATCGGCGACTTCGGCTTCCTGCTCGCGATGTTCCTTCTCATCGCGCACTTTGGCACCCTCGACTTCGCCACCATCTTTAGCTCCGTCGCGCAGCACACGGAGTGGCAGGGCGGTTTCCTCACCGCTATTGCCCTGCTGCTCGTCGTAGGCGCCGCCGGCAAATCTGCACAGATCCCGCTCTACGTCTGGCTCCCGGACGCCATGGAAGGCCCGACCCCAGTCTCCGCGCTCATCCACGCGGCAACGATGGTGACGGCGGGCATCTACATGGTTGCCCGCGCCCACACCATCTTCGATCGCTCCCCGTACGCCCTCGGCGTCGTCGCCATCATCGGAGCCGCCACCGCTCTCATCGCCGCCTGCATCGGTATGGTCCAGCACGACATCAAGCGCGTTCTCGCCTACTCTACCGTCTCGCAGCTCGGCTACATGTTTCTGGCCTGCGGTGTCGGAGCGTATGCAGCCGGTGTCTTCCACCTGCTTACCCACGCCTTCTTCAAGGCGCTACTCTTCCTCGCCGCCGGCTCCGTCATCCACGCGCTCTCGGGCGAGCAGGACATGCGCAACATGGGCGGTCTGCGCAAGCGCATTCCCATCACCTTCTGGACCATGACGATGGGCGTCTTCGCCATCGCCGGCATCCCTCCGCTCGCCGGTTTCTTCTCCAAGGACGAGATCCTCTTCCGCGCCTTCGTCTCGCCCAACCCTATCGGGAAACTTCTCTGGCTCGTCGGCCTCGTCACCGCCGGCATGACGTCGTTCTACATGTTCCGGCTGTGGTTCAAGACCTTCTTCGGCGAGATGCGCTTTGACGAGCACCACGCCGCAGAGCACGCCCACGATGCTGGTCATGACTCCGGCCAGGCACACGACGGTCACGGCGTCCACGAGTCGCCACTCGTCATGACGCTCCCGCTCATGATCCTCGCCCTGCTCTCCATCGTCGGCGGATGGGTCGGAGTTCCCGCCGCCCTCGGCGGACATAATGAGATCGAGCATTTTCTAGCCCCCGTCTTTGAGTCCGGCCACGCCGTGGCGACGCTGGAAATGATTCCCTCGCCGCTTCCCGGTGTCAGCCATGGAACCGAACTCGGCCTCGCCGCCGTCTCGGTCCTCGTCGCTCTCTTCGGGCTCTTCGTCGCCTACGTCCTCTACTACAAGAAGCCCGGAACCGCCGCCTCCTTCGCGCAGAAATTCCCTGCCCTCTATCGCCTGGTCGAGAACAAGTTCTACGTCGACGAGATCTATCAGGCCGTCATCGTTACCCCGCTGCTCGTCGTCAGCCGCCTCATCCTGGGCGGTCTCGTCGATGGCGGCATCGTCAACGGCTCTGGATTCGCCGCTGGTGCCAGCGCTCGCGGTCTCGGCTCACTCGTTCGCCGGGTTCAGTCCGGCAACATTCGCTCCTACGCCGGCTGGCTCGCCCTCGGCGCCGCTGCCGTCATCGCTGTCATGATCTTCGGCCATTCACTCTGGCTGCACTAACGAAATAAGGAACCCGGACGCGCTTTCGAGATGAACATTGACCACAACATCCTGACGATCATCACCTTCGTCCCGCTCGCCGGAGCCATCGTCCTTGCTCTGCTGCCCGACCGTGATCGCCTCCAGCAATGGGGAGCCCTCATCGTCACCCTGCTGACCTTCCTCTTAACCCTGCATCTCCCTTTCCACTACGACTACAGCGTTGCCGCAGGCACCTTCCAGTTCCAGCAGAACTCCTCCTGGATCACCTCGCCTGCTATCCGCTACCACGTCGGTGTCGACGGGCTTTCCATGTGGCTCGTTGTGTTAACCGGACTGCTCGCTCCGCTCGGCGTTCTCATCTCATGGCGCGCCATCGACAACCGCCGCCGGCTCTTCTACGTGCTCTTCCTGCTCCAGCAGGTCGCGATGCTCGGCATCTTTGTCTCGCTCGACCTCTTCCTCTACTACGCCTTCTGGGAGCTGTCGCTGGTCCCCATGGCGCTCCTGATCGCCACCTTCGGCCGCACCGAAAACCGCCGTCGCGCCGCCATCAAGTTCTTCCTCTACGCCTTCATCCCCTCGGCCATCCTTCTGGTCGCCATGCTCTGGCTCTACGCACGCACCGGCACCTTCGACTACCCCC is a window of Edaphobacter sp. 12200R-103 DNA encoding:
- a CDS encoding NADH-quinone oxidoreductase subunit J, whose protein sequence is MQLALFIIFGLLAVAGAINFLLQRHPINSALSLVVVMMSLAVLYWSLGAEFLAAAQVIVYSGAVMVLFVFVVMLLNAGKEERTHGSRAAYLAGIPGAAAIFCLLSFIFLSNGRAFGSTDLTNHLTNSVNNIAEISRVLFRDLLLPFEVTSVLILVAILGAVVLARKEQ
- the nuoK gene encoding NADH-quinone oxidoreductase subunit NuoK; this encodes MTVPISYYLVLAAVLFSIGVASFLIKRNIITIFMSIELMLNAVNLTFVAFAHMWHQITGQIFVFFVMVVAAAEAAVGLAIIIAIFRTRQTLNVDQVNLLKN
- the nuoL gene encoding NADH-quinone oxidoreductase subunit L, whose amino-acid sequence is MPASYLWLIPLLPFAGFLINGTLGRRLPRPLVSAVALVPTFLSACLWIWLWFTMRAPGAPESIQSVATLFGNSWISISGFHADFAFTVDHLTLIMLGVVTCVGFLIHLYSVGYMAHEDGYWRFFAYLNLFMFFMLVLVLSANFLLLFVGWEGVGLASYLLIGFYFKKDSAANAGKKAFIVNRIGDFGFLLAMFLLIAHFGTLDFATIFSSVAQHTEWQGGFLTAIALLLVVGAAGKSAQIPLYVWLPDAMEGPTPVSALIHAATMVTAGIYMVARAHTIFDRSPYALGVVAIIGAATALIAACIGMVQHDIKRVLAYSTVSQLGYMFLACGVGAYAAGVFHLLTHAFFKALLFLAAGSVIHALSGEQDMRNMGGLRKRIPITFWTMTMGVFAIAGIPPLAGFFSKDEILFRAFVSPNPIGKLLWLVGLVTAGMTSFYMFRLWFKTFFGEMRFDEHHAAEHAHDAGHDSGQAHDGHGVHESPLVMTLPLMILALLSIVGGWVGVPAALGGHNEIEHFLAPVFESGHAVATLEMIPSPLPGVSHGTELGLAAVSVLVALFGLFVAYVLYYKKPGTAASFAQKFPALYRLVENKFYVDEIYQAVIVTPLLVVSRLILGGLVDGGIVNGSGFAAGASARGLGSLVRRVQSGNIRSYAGWLALGAAAVIAVMIFGHSLWLH